One window of Prochlorococcus marinus XMU1405 genomic DNA carries:
- a CDS encoding VOC family protein: MKFSQGVNRIGHIALRVENLERAKSFYIKLGMNLVWDDKDWSYLEAGKGKDGLALLGPSYKAAGPHFAFHFENKKEVENIQNDLKNSGVKVGPLHEHRDGTASFYMKDTEGNWLEMLYVPPEGIQSNV, from the coding sequence TTGAAGTTTTCACAAGGTGTAAATAGGATTGGTCACATTGCGCTAAGAGTAGAGAATCTCGAAAGGGCGAAATCTTTTTATATTAAGCTGGGTATGAATTTGGTTTGGGATGATAAAGATTGGTCTTATTTAGAGGCAGGTAAAGGGAAAGATGGACTTGCGTTGTTAGGCCCTAGCTACAAAGCTGCAGGACCTCACTTTGCTTTTCATTTTGAAAATAAAAAAGAAGTGGAAAATATTCAAAATGATTTAAAAAATTCTGGTGTAAAAGTTGGTCCTTTACATGAGCATAGAGATGGAACAGCATCTTTTTATATGAAGGATACTGAAGGAAACTGGCTTGAGATGCTTTATGTTCCTCCAGAAGGGATTCAATCGAATGTTTGA
- a CDS encoding CP12 domain-containing protein, translating into MKSIDEHIQKDQSEIESAKAEGNLPKVRHLTEELKELEEYKDHHPDDKHDPNALELFCDANPDEPECLVYDD; encoded by the coding sequence ATGAAATCCATTGACGAACACATCCAAAAAGATCAATCGGAAATCGAATCTGCAAAAGCAGAGGGCAATCTTCCAAAGGTCAGACATTTAACTGAAGAGCTAAAAGAACTCGAAGAGTATAAAGATCATCATCCAGATGATAAACATGACCCTAATGCTTTGGAACTATTCTGCGATGCCAACCCGGATGAACCAGAATGTCTTGTTTATGATGATTAA
- a CDS encoding endonuclease MutS2, with translation MQEKSYSKKSYSDDTLEEESINLLEWDSLKTHLSSFASTEMGKRSILSFVIPSEYEASKRLLNETVEINELEKNLDKSISFSGVFDISRNIEICSKGGVISSSELLEIAKTIAAARNLKKMLLDFEHRPYISSFTKNLIDHQNIETIFKKGIESNGRISDNASNELSILRKEFLSKKVERKILVEKFIQKNLAYLQDTTIGDRYGRPVLAVKVNYVDKFKGIIHDSSSSGNTVYFEPESVVTKGNKIASLEARITAEEFKLLKKWSQVVSDNSKNLIEMSSILLRLENALTRSRYSKWIGGKTPTFEKNPIISLIGFSHPLLIWEHKKKGAPAPVAVDFYVNRNIKVVAITGPNTGGKTAALKGLGLSLLMARAGLLIPSTNNPIIPFCPNIYVDIGDNQSLEENLSTFSGHISRIKEILDSLHYKKGLSVVLLDEIGSGTDPLEGSALAMALLKEFANKSDITLATTHYGDIKALKYNDSRFENVSVAFDEESLKPKYILNWGIPGRSNALSISKRIGLDESILNEAANYLKPKEVDNINNIIKGLEEERIKQQNSAEAAAELIARTEILHDELKRNYEYQKINAQKIQEIERSKLSKHIISAKKEVIDLIKKLRDKNVNGEDTRIIGKRLKEIETEHLTQKKSEKSISWNPQVGDFVKIKSLNSTGQIVDLDKKGGFYEIKCGSFRSTLSVNDFEGINGEKPNFKRSKIEINSTREDFSFSKIRTSKNTIDVRGLRVHEAEIIIEEKIRKFHGPLWIVHGIGTGKLKKGLRNWLSGLNYVDKIEDAANNEGGPGCSIAWIK, from the coding sequence ATGCAAGAGAAAAGTTATTCTAAAAAATCATATTCAGATGACACCTTAGAAGAAGAATCTATAAACCTTTTAGAGTGGGATTCATTAAAAACGCATTTATCTTCATTTGCCTCAACGGAAATGGGTAAACGATCAATTTTAAGTTTTGTTATACCTTCAGAATACGAGGCATCTAAAAGACTTTTGAATGAAACTGTTGAAATTAATGAGCTAGAAAAAAATTTAGATAAATCAATTAGTTTTTCTGGTGTTTTTGATATTAGTAGAAATATTGAAATTTGTTCGAAGGGAGGTGTAATTTCATCTTCTGAATTGTTAGAAATAGCGAAAACAATTGCTGCAGCAAGAAATTTAAAAAAAATGTTATTAGATTTTGAACATAGGCCTTATATTTCATCATTCACAAAAAATTTAATTGACCATCAGAATATTGAAACGATTTTTAAAAAAGGCATTGAATCGAATGGAAGGATTTCAGACAATGCTAGTAATGAACTATCTATTCTTAGAAAAGAATTTTTATCTAAGAAAGTTGAAAGAAAAATATTAGTTGAGAAATTTATTCAAAAGAATTTAGCTTATTTGCAAGATACTACTATTGGAGATCGATATGGAAGGCCTGTTTTAGCAGTGAAAGTTAATTATGTAGATAAATTTAAAGGAATAATTCATGACTCTTCATCTTCAGGAAATACAGTATATTTTGAGCCTGAAAGTGTAGTAACTAAAGGTAATAAGATTGCTTCTTTAGAGGCTAGGATCACAGCAGAAGAATTTAAATTGCTTAAGAAATGGTCTCAGGTTGTTAGTGATAATTCAAAAAATCTTATTGAAATGTCATCCATTTTATTAAGATTAGAAAATGCTCTAACTCGTTCAAGATATTCGAAATGGATTGGAGGGAAAACTCCAACATTTGAGAAAAATCCTATTATTTCTTTAATTGGTTTTTCTCATCCATTATTGATTTGGGAACATAAGAAAAAAGGAGCCCCTGCCCCAGTAGCTGTCGATTTTTATGTAAATAGAAATATTAAGGTTGTAGCCATTACAGGTCCAAATACTGGAGGTAAAACAGCAGCTTTAAAAGGTTTGGGCTTGTCTTTACTTATGGCTAGAGCAGGATTATTGATACCTTCAACTAATAATCCTATTATCCCTTTTTGTCCAAATATATATGTGGATATAGGGGATAATCAATCATTAGAAGAAAATTTATCTACCTTCAGTGGGCATATATCCCGCATAAAAGAGATATTAGATTCACTTCATTATAAGAAAGGATTATCAGTTGTTTTGTTAGATGAGATTGGATCTGGCACAGATCCTCTTGAAGGGAGTGCTCTTGCGATGGCTTTATTAAAAGAATTTGCAAATAAATCTGATATTACCTTGGCAACTACACATTATGGAGATATTAAGGCTTTAAAATATAATGACTCAAGATTTGAAAACGTATCAGTTGCCTTTGATGAGGAATCTTTGAAGCCAAAATATATACTCAACTGGGGTATTCCTGGGAGAAGTAATGCTTTGTCAATTTCAAAGAGAATTGGTCTCGATGAAAGCATACTAAATGAAGCTGCAAATTATCTAAAGCCAAAAGAAGTTGACAACATTAACAATATTATTAAAGGACTTGAGGAAGAGAGGATTAAACAACAAAATTCTGCAGAAGCTGCTGCAGAATTGATTGCAAGGACTGAAATATTACATGATGAACTGAAGAGAAATTATGAATATCAAAAAATAAATGCTCAAAAAATCCAGGAAATTGAAAGGTCTAAATTATCAAAACATATTATATCTGCTAAAAAAGAGGTGATAGATTTGATTAAAAAATTAAGAGATAAAAATGTTAATGGAGAGGATACGAGAATTATTGGAAAAAGATTAAAGGAAATTGAGACGGAACATTTAACCCAAAAAAAATCTGAAAAGTCAATATCATGGAACCCTCAGGTAGGCGATTTTGTAAAGATTAAAAGTCTAAATAGTACGGGACAAATTGTAGATTTAGATAAAAAAGGTGGTTTTTATGAAATTAAATGTGGTTCATTTAGAAGCACATTATCTGTAAATGACTTTGAAGGTATTAATGGAGAAAAGCCTAATTTCAAAAGGTCAAAAATTGAGATCAACTCTACAAGAGAAGATTTTTCTTTTTCTAAAATTAGAACGAGTAAAAATACAATTGACGTAAGAGGGTTAAGAGTTCATGAAGCCGAAATAATTATTGAAGAGAAAATTAGAAAATTTCATGGACCGTTATGGATTGTTCATGGAATTGGCACAGGGAAATTAAAGAAAGGACTAAGAAATTGGTTATCAGGTTTAAATTATGTTGATAAGATTGAAGATGCAGCCAACAATGAGGGTGGTCCTGGTTGCAGTATTGCGTGGATAAAATAA
- the obgE gene encoding GTPase ObgE, with protein sequence MQFIDQANIILKAGKGGNGIVSFRREKFVPAGGPSGGNGGRGGSVILMADNNLQTLLDFKFKREIIAEDGCKGGPNKRSGASGEDTILKVPCGTEIRDIKTGIILGDLTKHKQSLTIAIGGRGGHGNAYYLSNQNRAPESFTEGQDGELWEVQLELKLLAEVGIIGLPNAGKSTLISVVSSASPKIANYPFTTLIPNLGVVRKIDGNGCLFADIPGLISGAADGVGLGHDFLRHIQRTKILVHLIDAIAENPLHDFEIIEQELKKYGKGLLDKERIIVLNKMELVDDDYLEIISKKLEDLSKKKVLVISSSLKKGLSSLLSEVWKRI encoded by the coding sequence GTGCAATTTATTGATCAAGCCAACATTATTCTTAAAGCTGGAAAAGGTGGAAATGGAATAGTTTCATTTAGAAGAGAAAAATTCGTTCCTGCTGGAGGACCTTCAGGGGGAAATGGTGGCAGAGGGGGTTCAGTTATTTTGATGGCTGATAATAATCTTCAAACATTATTAGATTTCAAATTCAAACGTGAAATAATTGCTGAAGATGGATGCAAAGGAGGTCCTAATAAGAGATCAGGTGCTTCAGGTGAAGATACAATCCTTAAAGTACCCTGCGGTACAGAAATAAGGGATATTAAAACAGGTATTATTTTAGGAGACTTAACTAAACATAAACAGAGTTTAACTATTGCCATTGGTGGAAGAGGTGGACATGGTAATGCTTACTATTTAAGTAATCAGAATAGAGCTCCAGAATCATTCACTGAAGGGCAAGATGGTGAGCTATGGGAGGTTCAATTAGAACTAAAACTTCTTGCAGAGGTTGGGATTATAGGTCTTCCAAATGCTGGAAAAAGTACCTTGATTTCTGTTGTATCATCTGCCAGTCCAAAAATCGCAAATTATCCTTTCACAACTCTAATACCTAACCTAGGTGTAGTAAGAAAAATTGATGGGAATGGTTGTCTTTTTGCGGATATTCCTGGATTAATATCAGGGGCAGCTGATGGAGTAGGTTTAGGCCATGATTTTTTAAGGCATATCCAAAGAACGAAGATACTTGTTCATTTAATTGATGCAATTGCAGAAAATCCTTTACATGATTTTGAGATAATTGAGCAGGAATTAAAAAAATATGGAAAAGGTCTTTTAGATAAGGAGAGGATAATAGTATTGAATAAAATGGAGCTGGTAGATGATGATTATTTGGAAATAATTTCAAAAAAGTTAGAAGATTTATCTAAAAAGAAAGTTTTAGTTATTTCTTCATCTTTAAAAAAAGGTTTATCTTCACTGCTTTCTGAAGTATGGAAAAGGATCTAA
- the hemB gene encoding porphobilinogen synthase, which yields MNSIIRPRRLRRTEAIREMVRENHLAASDFIYPLFIHEKDFKEEISAMPGTYRWDINGLLKEVTRAWELGIRCVVLFPKINDSLKTEDGAECFNEDGLIPKAIRILKKEIPEMAIMTDVALDPYSCDGHDGLVDETGKILNDETIEILKKQALTQARAGADFIGPSDMMDGRVGAIRTALDNEGFSDVGIISYTAKYSSAYYGPFRTALDSAPRENNKKVIPNNKSTYQMDPANSKEALIESALDQYEGADILMVKPGISYLDIVYRLSTFSNKPIAAYNVSGEYSMVKSAAMKNWINEKDIVLETLLSFKRAGAKLILTYHACDASQWLQDT from the coding sequence ATGAATTCGATTATTCGTCCAAGAAGATTAAGAAGAACTGAGGCAATTAGAGAAATGGTTAGAGAAAACCATTTGGCGGCATCGGACTTTATCTATCCATTATTTATTCATGAAAAAGATTTCAAAGAGGAAATTTCCGCAATGCCCGGAACTTACAGATGGGATATTAATGGCTTATTAAAGGAGGTTACTAGGGCATGGGAATTGGGAATTAGATGTGTGGTTCTTTTCCCAAAAATTAACGATAGCTTAAAGACTGAAGATGGAGCAGAATGTTTTAATGAGGACGGTTTAATACCTAAAGCTATTCGAATATTAAAAAAAGAGATTCCAGAAATGGCAATAATGACAGATGTTGCCTTGGACCCTTACTCGTGTGATGGACATGATGGCTTAGTTGATGAAACTGGAAAAATATTGAATGATGAAACGATTGAAATTTTAAAAAAACAAGCTTTAACTCAAGCTAGAGCTGGAGCAGATTTTATCGGCCCTAGTGACATGATGGATGGGAGAGTTGGAGCAATTAGGACTGCTCTTGATAATGAAGGATTTAGTGATGTAGGTATCATTAGTTATACAGCTAAATATTCTTCTGCTTATTATGGTCCGTTTAGAACTGCTTTAGATTCGGCTCCTAGAGAAAATAATAAGAAAGTAATTCCAAACAATAAATCTACATATCAAATGGACCCTGCCAATTCAAAAGAGGCTTTAATTGAATCTGCATTGGATCAGTATGAAGGAGCTGATATTTTGATGGTAAAACCAGGAATTTCTTATTTGGATATTGTTTATAGACTAAGCACATTTTCAAATAAGCCCATAGCTGCATACAACGTTAGTGGGGAGTATTCCATGGTAAAGTCTGCTGCCATGAAGAACTGGATTAATGAAAAAGATATTGTTTTAGAGACATTGCTTAGTTTTAAAAGAGCAGGAGCAAAATTAATCCTCACTTATCATGCTTGTGATGCATCTCAATGGTTGCAGGATACTTAA
- a CDS encoding glutathione S-transferase family protein: protein MQNKYLIKASRKFWFWFWTQLMNGFAPSDLHGNYKRPKGITINSEYDINNENGQIYLLVGHSCPWCQRTLLVHEIKDLFKKVKVIFLKADIEHGEWIFNTKIKGCIRLSDLYKKANKKIIFRATLPLLISFVKDEVNILSNESSHIIRLLNSIKSESKYQALSIKDGNQKFLDLINNSINDGVYKCGFARNQSAYEKASKNLFAAINEIENLLKKNKGDWIFGEDLTYADIYLFPTLIRWELIYSKLFKCTEQELSSFEKIIEWRLKFFKLSNVNRTCFDNEWKKDYYKALFPLNPNQIIPVLPPLKEIIKVET from the coding sequence ATGCAAAATAAATACCTTATAAAGGCCTCCAGAAAATTCTGGTTTTGGTTTTGGACCCAATTAATGAATGGCTTCGCGCCATCAGATTTACATGGTAATTATAAAAGGCCTAAAGGTATAACTATTAATAGTGAATACGATATTAATAATGAAAATGGACAAATTTATTTATTAGTAGGTCATTCTTGTCCATGGTGTCAAAGAACTTTACTCGTACACGAAATAAAAGATTTATTTAAAAAAGTTAAAGTAATTTTTTTAAAGGCAGATATTGAGCATGGCGAATGGATTTTCAATACAAAGATTAAGGGATGTATAAGACTTTCAGACCTTTACAAAAAGGCTAATAAAAAGATTATTTTTAGAGCGACATTACCTCTTTTAATTAGCTTTGTAAAAGATGAAGTAAATATTCTGTCTAATGAAAGTTCACATATTATTAGACTACTCAATTCAATAAAAAGTGAATCGAAATATCAGGCATTAAGTATTAAAGACGGTAATCAAAAATTTTTAGATTTAATTAATAACAGCATTAATGATGGCGTATATAAATGTGGTTTTGCCAGAAACCAGTCAGCTTACGAAAAAGCAAGTAAAAATCTTTTCGCAGCTATAAATGAAATTGAAAATTTACTAAAGAAAAATAAAGGGGACTGGATATTTGGAGAAGATTTAACCTACGCAGATATTTACCTTTTCCCAACGCTTATAAGATGGGAATTGATATATAGCAAACTTTTCAAATGTACTGAACAAGAACTATCAAGTTTTGAAAAGATTATTGAATGGAGATTAAAATTCTTTAAATTATCTAACGTAAATAGGACATGCTTCGACAATGAATGGAAAAAAGATTACTACAAAGCTTTATTCCCTTTAAACCCAAATCAAATAATCCCAGTTTTACCACCGCTAAAGGAAATAATCAAAGTAGAGACCTAA